In Kineococcus sp. NBC_00420, a single genomic region encodes these proteins:
- a CDS encoding diacylglycerol/lipid kinase family protein gives MTATPHRTASPTAPAAPGPRAAIIVNPTKFDNRHAGFRARRAAVDELFLQRGWQRPLWASTAAEFPGTAQAEQALRADVDVVVVGGGGRHRPGGGDPARRSWGPSRPARRRHRKPVARNLDIPIGDLHAAFGVVFHGIDRAVDVVRVSVDRTGHDVEPEEHVSLVMAGVGFDAAVMAGAGHSLKRHLGHLAYVVSGLRAVRRAPGEFSVAVDGKAPLTRRSHGAMAGNCGTVTMGLTLMPAAQLSDGLLDGVVFAPQNLTQWARLLLQVALRRPSPRLMPTTRGRQIRISCPNPQPVQIDGDVLGTAVALTLTVDAGALLVRCTPRTSVRLQLELEERGTAHGLAA, from the coding sequence ATGACCGCCACCCCGCACCGCACTGCCTCTCCCACGGCGCCGGCCGCCCCCGGACCGCGGGCGGCGATCATCGTCAACCCCACGAAGTTCGACAACCGCCACGCCGGTTTCCGCGCGCGGCGTGCTGCGGTGGACGAACTATTCCTGCAGCGGGGGTGGCAGCGACCGCTGTGGGCGTCCACGGCGGCTGAATTCCCCGGCACGGCCCAGGCTGAGCAGGCGCTACGCGCGGACGTGGACGTGGTCGTCGTCGGGGGCGGGGGACGGCACCGTCCGGGCGGTGGCGACCCGGCTCGCCGGTCATGGGGTCCCTCTCGTCCTGCTCGCCGCCGGCACCGGAAACCTGTGGCCCGCAACCTGGACATCCCGATCGGTGACCTCCACGCCGCGTTCGGGGTGGTCTTCCACGGGATCGATCGGGCCGTCGACGTGGTCCGGGTGAGCGTCGACCGGACCGGCCACGACGTCGAGCCGGAGGAGCACGTCAGCCTGGTGATGGCCGGTGTGGGGTTCGACGCCGCAGTCATGGCCGGAGCCGGCCACAGCCTGAAACGGCACCTTGGTCACCTCGCCTACGTCGTCTCCGGGCTGCGTGCCGTTCGCCGCGCCCCCGGAGAGTTCTCGGTGGCGGTGGACGGCAAAGCGCCCTTGACCCGCCGCAGTCATGGTGCAATGGCGGGCAACTGCGGGACCGTGACGATGGGGCTCACCCTGATGCCCGCGGCCCAGCTCTCGGACGGTCTCCTCGACGGCGTCGTCTTCGCCCCCCAGAACCTCACCCAGTGGGCACGGCTCCTGCTGCAGGTCGCGCTGCGACGACCGTCTCCGCGACTGATGCCGACCACCCGGGGCCGGCAGATCCGCATCAGCTGCCCGAACCCGCAGCCCGTGCAGATCGACGGCGACGTCCTCGGGACGGCGGTCGCTCTGACCCTCACCGTCGACGCCGGCGCGCTGCTGGTGCGCTGCACACCGCGGACGTCCGTCCGCCTCCAGCTGGAGTTGGAGGAGCGGGGCACGGCCCACGGGCTCGCAGCGTGA
- a CDS encoding MFS transporter, translating into MSSPTPDPPGQHVATAAATPSAAPVGRIVAVLALAGIAVSLMQTLVIPIVSELPALLGSTAANTAWAVTATLLAGAIVTPIAGRLGDMIGKRPLLMVSLAMMVIGSVVCALADSLVPLVVGRALQGFAAGVIPLGISLMRDVLPAERVGPSTALMSASLGVGGALGLPAAALIADNFNWHVLFWVAAGLGAVVLLLVATLIPGTPRRPGGRLDVVGALGLSGALVGLLLGVSKGSAWGWTSGRTLALLSGGVLLALLWGRYELRTKQPLVDLRTTAKPQVLLTNLASLLFGFSLFAMSLVFPQLIQLPSTTGYGLGKSMLVAGLAMIPSGLVMMIGAGISSKITATYGAKVSLMIGALITSIGYVLGIVMMGAVWQLSIVSGVIGLGIGFAYGALPALIMSAVPVTETASANSFNTLIRSVGTSVSSAVAGAVLAASATTLGGVSVPSQNGFRTILGVAAGTALVALLIAACIPGRQRVDSQLAPAAAIASDSLESGAPRSGAEELEPALPEPALQNQHDTHPVPAASSLPTSTWEVRGTVHTDAVRPLAGAVVTIADSAGRQIARAATGAAGEYHLTVPVEGSYLVVVAAPSLSPRADLVAVDGNDVVHDVTLTGRAALSGQVLGRSASEERAGTPARLTLIDTTGRVVASATTDDLGNFAFCGLAGGSYVLSARGPVGRPIARQVVADGDTEVFVELVLTRGATLKGTVTAGGAEHPLPEATVQLVDGLGRLVSVTAAASDGRYEFIDVPGGTYTVSASSHTPVPTSVSLKEDGLVYLDLHLGDSSVSVSSRVHREGASTP; encoded by the coding sequence GTGTCCAGCCCCACCCCTGACCCGCCCGGCCAGCACGTAGCCACCGCAGCAGCAACCCCGTCGGCGGCGCCCGTCGGGCGGATCGTGGCCGTCCTGGCCTTGGCCGGGATCGCCGTCTCCCTCATGCAGACGCTGGTCATCCCCATCGTCTCCGAGCTTCCCGCCCTGCTCGGCTCCACAGCGGCGAACACCGCGTGGGCCGTGACGGCGACCCTTCTCGCCGGCGCAATCGTCACGCCCATCGCCGGTCGCCTCGGCGACATGATCGGCAAACGGCCGTTGCTCATGGTCAGTCTGGCGATGATGGTGATCGGCTCCGTCGTCTGCGCTCTCGCCGACTCCCTCGTCCCCCTCGTCGTCGGACGGGCTCTGCAAGGATTCGCCGCCGGGGTCATCCCATTGGGCATCAGCCTCATGCGCGACGTCCTCCCGGCCGAGCGCGTGGGACCCTCGACAGCGCTCATGAGCGCCTCCCTCGGCGTGGGTGGCGCCCTCGGTCTGCCGGCCGCGGCGCTGATCGCCGACAACTTCAACTGGCACGTCCTGTTCTGGGTCGCGGCCGGGTTGGGTGCTGTCGTGCTGCTGCTGGTGGCCACCCTCATCCCCGGGACTCCGCGAAGACCCGGCGGGCGTCTCGACGTCGTGGGTGCGCTGGGCCTGTCCGGTGCCCTCGTCGGACTCCTGCTCGGCGTCTCGAAGGGTTCTGCCTGGGGATGGACCAGCGGGCGGACCCTCGCCCTCCTGAGCGGCGGTGTCCTCCTGGCCCTGCTCTGGGGCCGCTACGAACTGCGCACCAAGCAACCCCTGGTCGACCTGCGCACCACCGCGAAACCGCAGGTCCTGCTGACCAACCTCGCCTCCTTGCTCTTCGGCTTCTCCCTCTTCGCGATGTCCCTGGTCTTCCCCCAGCTGATTCAGCTGCCGTCCACCACCGGGTACGGACTGGGTAAGTCGATGCTGGTGGCCGGACTGGCGATGATCCCCTCCGGCCTCGTGATGATGATCGGCGCGGGCATCTCCTCAAAGATCACCGCGACCTACGGCGCCAAGGTCAGCCTGATGATCGGAGCGCTCATCACCTCGATCGGCTACGTCCTCGGGATCGTCATGATGGGCGCCGTCTGGCAGCTCTCGATCGTCTCCGGAGTCATCGGCCTGGGCATCGGCTTCGCCTACGGAGCGCTGCCCGCCCTCATCATGTCCGCCGTGCCGGTCACCGAGACCGCCTCGGCGAACAGCTTCAACACCCTCATCCGCTCGGTGGGCACCTCCGTGTCCAGCGCTGTCGCGGGTGCCGTCCTGGCCGCCTCCGCCACGACCCTCGGTGGGGTGAGCGTCCCGTCGCAGAACGGGTTCCGGACCATCCTCGGAGTGGCCGCCGGGACGGCCCTCGTCGCTCTGCTGATCGCCGCTTGCATCCCAGGTCGCCAACGCGTGGACAGCCAGCTCGCCCCCGCCGCGGCCATCGCGTCCGACTCGCTGGAGAGCGGTGCCCCGCGGTCGGGTGCGGAGGAGCTGGAACCGGCACTGCCGGAACCAGCACTGCAGAATCAGCACGACACCCACCCCGTGCCCGCGGCCTCGAGCTTGCCCACCTCGACGTGGGAGGTCCGTGGAACGGTGCACACCGACGCAGTGCGACCCCTGGCAGGTGCGGTCGTGACCATCGCCGACTCAGCGGGGCGACAGATCGCCCGTGCTGCCACCGGTGCGGCCGGTGAGTACCACCTCACCGTCCCGGTCGAAGGTTCTTATCTTGTGGTCGTCGCGGCGCCCTCCCTCAGTCCGCGAGCGGACCTCGTCGCGGTGGACGGGAACGACGTCGTGCACGACGTCACCCTCACCGGGCGTGCGGCATTGAGTGGTCAGGTCCTCGGCCGGTCTGCGAGCGAGGAGCGTGCGGGGACGCCGGCCCGCCTCACCCTCATCGACACGACCGGGCGCGTCGTGGCTTCCGCCACGACGGACGACCTCGGGAACTTCGCCTTCTGTGGTCTTGCCGGAGGTTCCTACGTCCTCAGCGCTCGTGGGCCGGTCGGTCGGCCCATCGCCCGTCAGGTGGTGGCCGACGGTGACACGGAGGTGTTCGTGGAGCTCGTCCTCACCCGGGGGGCCACTCTGAAGGGGACGGTCACCGCCGGTGGAGCGGAGCACCCATTGCCGGAGGCCACGGTGCAGTTGGTCGACGGCCTCGGTCGGCTGGTCTCCGTGACCGCGGCGGCGTCCGACGGGCGCTACGAGTTCATCGACGTCCCTGGCGGCACTTACACGGTCTCGGCCAGCAGTCACACCC